The genome window TGCATAGGCTAACAGTTATAGGCCTAATGTTTATACAAGATTATACTAATGCTGCTTTGATCATTTAATTCTAATAGCCCGACAACTTGTTGTTCAATTTAGAATACAAGGTGCAGGGGGAAATACGTAGGCCAATGGTAAAATAGAAAATGACccttaaatgttttattatggGAACCAAAAAGGAAACATATGGGTAACCTATGTTAACACATAGAGCTAATGTCACCCCCGCCTCAACAGGGTTAAAAAGTCATCAATGAACATCCTGCTCCACCCCTTGTCAAAAGAAAAAGGGAAATAAAAGAACAAACGCCAGTTTGACATCTGTAAAACATTTGTTCTCTCAAAGTTGAGATTTCCTCTGTCAACTCCCAGAGTGCCGATTCTCGAAACATATTTCTCCTGGCTAGTAGTGGAAATATAAACAGTCGTTTTACACATCATATCAGTGGCAATATAGGCTACTAAGATATACACCATGCATGTCAGTGGTGTGCATTTGTTGTTTTGCCTTCTCCTCGGGCAATCCACATTCCAACAGACCTCATCTGAGAAAAAGGGCGGAAAGAAAGGTAGGACACATATTTTATCTCTATgtggaaagaatatattttttttaaataaatactcAATATGTTTGAGTCAATGTTAGTTTATCATTTACTTTGGGTAGATAAGAGGTTGAGCACAATACTGCTCAACCATAAACCATCCTCCTTGGTACAGTTCTAGTTGTAAAACTTTGTTGATTCTTCTCCAATTTCTTCAACATAGATGCTGAAAATAATGCTGCCATTGAGGAGCTGAAGAAACAGATTGATAACATAGTGCTGGAGTTGAATCTATTGAAAGAGCAGCAAGCCTTGCAATCAGGTGAGGGATATGTTACTGTTGATATTGAAATTGTACTCTAATCTCAGTGAAGCATAGTGAAAATGCAAGTCACAAGTGATCTGGGTGTCCTATTCTATTGTGGTGCCCTGAAGCGATCTTAAGAGACCACTTCACATGACAGGGAGCACCTGTGCCCTGCAACAGGGAATGTAATTGCATTGGTCAAGGTCAAGGGAAGTTGAGTCTGCATTCAATTTGGGGTGTTGCCTTAACATGAATACTTAAAGTACTAACAGAAGGATATGTTATGTTCAAACAGTTGATCTAGATGATAAAGTATGCCCATAAAGTATGCATGTATTGACatgtacagttccttcagaaagtattcataccccttgacttgttccacgttttgttgtgttacagcctggatttgttgttttgttctcATCCATCTTTCTACAAtaaaacccataatgacaaaatgaaaacatgttgTTTTTAGAGATCTtatcacatttattgaaaatgaaatacaggcatatctaatttacatcagtattcatacccctgagtAAAACATGTTACAATCACCGTTGGCAGCAATTacggctgtgagtctttctgggtaagtctctaggagctttgcacatctggattgtacaatatttgtgtCACGGATCCCCCCCCCTGTTCATTCCGTTCACCAGCTCCGGAGGTCTACGTAGACCGGCATTTTAAAGCGCCACTGAACTGGATTCATTACCaccaaccccggactgtcttgcctcattacgcacacctgattcccattccccctgattagtatgtgtatacatgtgccctctgttccccattgtcCTTGTCGGTTATTGTTACCATGTCCGTTGGTCTTGTGAGCACCTGTTCTGTTGTATCGGCTTCCATGCTATGCGTTACTGTGCACTCATTTCCCgagtctcgtcccgtgtattatttagaggtttacacctcgctcttttgtttggggcGAGAAAATTAAACCCCCTATTatgtaaattcaggctgtaacacaacaaattgtagaacaagtcaaggggtgtgaatactttctgaaggcattgtatggcAGTACAATACATATGAATGGATCTGAGAGCCACAGTCTCTGCCATTATCTTGTATTTTAATCCAATGTTTTCTGTGACGATGTTGTGGATATTGGGCTATAAAAATAATCTAACTTTGTTCTAAACTTTCTTCCAGTTTGCCTGAAAGGCATCAAGATTATTGGCAAGTGTTTCCTGGCCGACGCCGCTAAGAAGATCTACCACACAGCCTACGATGACTGCATTGCTAAAGGGGGCACAATCAGCACCCCTTTGACAGGGGACGACAACGATCAGCTTGCTGACTATGTCCGCCGGAGCATCGGCCCTGAGGAACACATATGGCTGGGCATCAATGACATGGTGACCGAGGGGGAATGGCTCGACCAGGCGGGCACCAACCTGCGCTTTAAGAACTGGGAGACTGACATTACCAACCAACCAGACGGTGGACGTACCCACAACTGTGCCATCCTTTCCACCACTGCCAATGGAAAGTGGTTTGATGAGAGCTGTCGTGCTGAGAAGGCGTCTGTCTGCGAGTTCAATATCGTCTGAGAGCCAACTACTTTTGTTCTGTTCTATCAGTCTTAACACCTACACTATATGGAAATATAATGCATGCACAATCATCTTTGTAATATCTGTATTATAACCTGTCTCAACACTGAAATGTGGAACCAACATGATTAAAAGTAACCTATACTACACAAAGAAATCCACTGCTGCAAGGTATGCTGCACTGTTTATATTTGAATATTTtgtgtattttattaggatccccaatggcgacagctagtcttactggggtctgacaaAAACCGAAAAAGACGTTACAGAAAAAATACTTTACACTTTAcatgcatttaaaaaatattaacatgtagtgtgcgtgtgtgattgCATCTATcatttacacatacatgtcagtatatacacaacaagtaggtcacatgggagATAGGCGTTGTGTGGCGAGGTGTTGATTTATTagtatttttttaaaccaggtttgctgttcacttgtgcTATATGAGATGAAAGTGAGTTCCATgcaatcatggctctgtataatactgtgtttccttgaatttgttcttgacCTGGAGACTGTGAAAATAACCCTCGTGGCATggctggtggggtaagtgtgtgtgtccgtgctgtgtgtaagttggcTATGCAAACTAATTGGAATTTACAGCACATAAATGTCACTTATGAAAACAAGAAGCGATGCAGTTCTTACTCAACTCTTAGCctagagagactggcatgcagtACTCTTCTTGTGTTGTGTACAATCAAGCTCCAATTTGTAGCACCAGTCTTGGAGCTTTATTCTGATAGAAACAGCACAAAATTGCACGACATGCAATGCACagctcaccatccaactctgcatgTGACgcacgctggtttggtgcttgttcactggacAATGTAGTTAACAAAATAATATAACAATTACAATTTACAATATAATATTTTGAACAATGTCCCTGATAGAAACAGCACAAAATTGCACATCATGCAATGCACaactcaccatccaactctgtaTGTGACGCACTggagcggcagcgtagcctagtggttagtgttggactagtaaccgaaaggttgcaagttcaaatccccaagctgacaaggtacaaatctgtcgttctgcccctgaacaggcagttaacccactgttcctaggccatcattgaaaataagaatttcttcttaactgacttgcctaaaagAACTGTACAAAATATACGAAcccccccaccagacacagtaagttgctagctagtattaGCTGGAATTCTCTACAACAAAATGTATAACAAATATGCACCAAAAAATGCTGCATCTTATGTGTGATGTTCAaataacatttacaaacaaattgatataaattgtacatttaaatcatcacttggtagtataaaaatcacttttgacgtgcagtgctttgcaaccaacaatttaccgctggtttggtgcttgttcactgggacgatTCTAATGAAACATCCTCCCTCGTCAGCAAGCTACGtaaaccagccaataagatgccatgttgagtaggtgaaggcaagacaaaaCTAAAACCAATaacccattggcttaacaataaagtggcaacggcgaatcaccaatataaccctCTTACACTCCCCCCTACTGAATTCCACTTGCAAACAAGTGCGTAACTGATCAGGTAAGGAATGGTCTGCGTTTGGTAGGCCAGTACGGATATCGTAAGCAGGCTGGTCAATTAGCTCACTCACTACACTGTTACAGTCTCGGTCAGATTCTTGAAGACTCTCTGATCGAGGCAGACCTTCCAGCTGCAGTATATCATCCACAGAATCCAAAGGTGGAATATCCTGAGCATCCAAGGATTGCACATCACCCTCCAGGCTTGTGTCACCTGTTCCTTCAGAAGGCAACTCCACACTCTTGTTTATTACTCAGCACCATCATCCACTGCAGTGTCCATGGCAGGTGAGACCACAAGGCCATCATTCATATCCTCAGACTCTGTTAATCCAGACATGTCTTTTCCCTCATCAACGGCAGCATGAGGAAGAAAGTTGACTGGCATTATCAGGTTGCGATGTACCGTCTTCTCCTGTCCAGTAGAGCTGTTCTGAATCTTAAAAGTGTGACTGTCAGCATTCAATCCAGTGACAAGGTAGACAGTATCCTCCCAACGGTCAGCGAGCTTCAGCTTTCCTCGATCCCCCTTGTTAGCCAGCAACACTCGATCCCCAATCTCCAATGGTGCTCTTTTGACTCTTCTGTCATAAAGGTCAGCATGCCTCTTCAACTGCTTCACTGCAGACGCCTGTGCTGTATTCATGGCTTCTTTCAGATCTCTCCTCAAAGACTGAACAAACTGGTCAGCGCCTGAGGCCATCTGTGCTTTGCTCTCGTCGGCAGGGCCCGGATCATGTTTCCCAACGTCCTATTCATCCTTTCACAGGACCTGTTCCCCATCGGATGGTATGGCGCAGTGTGAGACTTCTGAACACCTGCAACACTCAACAGTTTGGCTATTAAAACGTTCTCAAAGTTGGCTCCTTGGTCTGAGTGTATACGGCGAGTCATCCCGTAGACACAGAAATAGTTGTTCCACAACTGATGAGCTACTGACTTAGCAGACTGGTTCGGACACAAGAAGGCATGAGCCAATTTGGTAAAGTGGTCAGTAACAACGAGCACATCCAAGGACTTGTTTGAAGAATCTTCTGCAGACCAGAAGTCTATGCACACTAGTTCAAGAGGCTCTGTTGTTATTATGCTCTCAAGAGGAGCTCTTGCTTCTGGATCAGGAGTATTGCTCACGACCCATCTCCTGCAGCACTTCACATAAGCTTTTACCTCCCTCTCCAGGCCATGCCAGAATAACCTCTGTCTTGTCAGGTAGACTGTTCTCTGTTGGCCCTGGTGGCCAGCTTCATCATGGACACCCTTCAACACTATTGCTTTCATGGAGGCTGGAGCCACATACAGATACGTTTTCCTCTTTGTAACCACATTCTTCGAAACACAATACAGTAGTCCCATCTTCATGGTCAACTTGTCCCAACTTCTGAGAAGACACAAAACCTCAACACTCTCTCATGGGCACGCTTTCTCCGGGAttgtcttctccccctctccacaaaGAAGATGACTCTGCTGATCACGTTGTCATTATGCTGCTTACTCATCAGTAGGTCGTGTGGCAGAACATCGACATCTGTCTGCTCTGATGGCATAACAGCCTTTGGAAGCTGTGGAAACAGCAGTGCATGTGAGCCCACTTCCCCACCCAGCACCTGTGTGAATGAAGAACAGCTGCAACTTCATGTCTTGATAAAGCACCAGATGGGGGGGGTCAACAGTAGCCTGCCAGCTAATGACCACTTCGTTGGAGTAGAGGCTTTGTCAAAGGGGTGGCTGGACCAGCGAAACACATCTTGCACTCTGTCTGTGCGCACAGCATTAGCTTCAGCTAGTAAGGTCTCGTACGGGACCCTTGTCAGGCGGTGGAG of Oncorhynchus gorbuscha isolate QuinsamMale2020 ecotype Even-year linkage group LG15, OgorEven_v1.0, whole genome shotgun sequence contains these proteins:
- the clec3ba gene encoding tetranectin; the protein is MHVSGVHLLFCLLLGQSTFQQTSSEKKGGKKDAENNAAIEELKKQIDNIVLELNLLKEQQALQSVCLKGIKIIGKCFLADAAKKIYHTAYDDCIAKGGTISTPLTGDDNDQLADYVRRSIGPEEHIWLGINDMVTEGEWLDQAGTNLRFKNWETDITNQPDGGRTHNCAILSTTANGKWFDESCRAEKASVCEFNIV